A part of Desulfovulcanus ferrireducens genomic DNA contains:
- the murC gene encoding UDP-N-acetylmuramate--L-alanine ligase, with amino-acid sequence MQGKVKKIHMVGIGGSGMSGIAEVLLNLGYEVSGSDLSESVQVARLRGLGAKIYIGHDQNNLRQAQVVVKSTAIKDDNPELVAAREKQIPIIPRAEMLAELMRLKTGIAVAGTHGKTSTTSFLGTIFKEAGLDPTVIIGGRLNSYGSNALPGTGEFFIAEADESDGSFLCLFPIMTIVTNVDADHLDYYQDLEEIKGAFVQFMNSIPFYGVNVVCGDDPGVDSLLPHVKRPVLTYGFGSKNNLRAEIINCSRGSEFDVFMFDNYWGRVRLNQPGRHNILNALAAIGIAIEAGIDKEKIIKGLELFGGVGRRFEQKGELDGVLVVDDYGHHPTEIRVTLETARKCYPEKRLVVLFQPHRFTRTKVLFGDFCRVFSEVDLLLLTEIYPASEDPIPGVNGLSLAQGIKQVSGTPVIFFEDLDAVAKALPEILKPNDLFLTLGAGSVWRVGEEFLKGSGETEK; translated from the coding sequence ATGCAGGGAAAAGTAAAAAAAATACATATGGTCGGGATTGGTGGCTCAGGCATGAGCGGGATTGCCGAGGTATTACTTAACCTGGGCTATGAAGTCAGCGGTTCTGATCTGAGCGAAAGTGTGCAGGTAGCCAGATTACGAGGCCTGGGAGCTAAGATATATATCGGACATGATCAGAATAATCTGCGGCAGGCCCAGGTGGTGGTTAAATCTACGGCCATCAAAGATGACAACCCAGAACTTGTAGCAGCCAGAGAAAAACAGATTCCTATTATTCCCAGGGCAGAGATGCTGGCCGAACTTATGCGTTTAAAGACCGGTATTGCTGTGGCTGGAACGCATGGCAAGACATCTACCACTTCTTTTTTGGGTACGATTTTTAAGGAAGCAGGGTTGGATCCCACTGTAATTATTGGTGGTCGTCTGAATTCTTATGGGAGTAATGCCCTGCCAGGCACTGGGGAGTTTTTTATTGCCGAGGCGGATGAGTCAGATGGTTCTTTTCTCTGTCTGTTCCCCATTATGACGATTGTCACCAATGTGGATGCGGATCATTTGGATTATTATCAGGATCTTGAAGAAATCAAGGGCGCGTTTGTCCAATTTATGAACTCGATACCATTTTATGGAGTCAATGTGGTTTGCGGAGATGATCCGGGGGTTGATTCTCTCTTGCCTCATGTCAAGAGACCGGTCCTTACCTATGGATTTGGGTCGAAAAATAATCTGCGGGCCGAAATCATAAATTGTAGCCGTGGGTCAGAGTTTGATGTGTTTATGTTCGATAACTATTGGGGCCGTGTCCGTCTGAACCAGCCAGGTCGCCACAATATTTTAAATGCCTTGGCTGCTATTGGTATTGCCATAGAAGCAGGCATTGACAAGGAGAAGATCATTAAAGGACTTGAGTTGTTTGGCGGTGTAGGACGAAGGTTTGAGCAAAAAGGAGAGCTAGACGGGGTGTTGGTGGTTGATGATTACGGACACCATCCTACTGAAATTCGTGTCACTTTAGAAACGGCTCGTAAATGTTACCCGGAGAAAAGATTGGTAGTTCTGTTTCAGCCACACAGGTTTACCCGGACCAAGGTCTTGTTTGGTGATTTTTGTCGTGTCTTTTCAGAAGTGGACTTATTACTTTTGACAGAAATTTATCCGGCTTCGGAGGATCCCATCCCTGGAGTAAATGGGCTCAGCCTGGCTCAAGGCATCAAGCAGGTCAGCGGAACTCCTGTTATATTTTTTGAAGACCTGGATGCTGTGGCCAAGGCTCTGCCAGAGATACTCAAACCGAATGATTTGTTTCTGACTCTGGGTGCAGGCAGTGTGTGGAGAGTAGGGGAAGAGTTTTTGAAGGGAAGCGGTGAAACTGAGAAGTAG
- the ftsW gene encoding putative lipid II flippase FtsW: MRGARIKRSSGTGIDLWLLGAVLALSGLGLVVLFSASSIMAEKFFDDKFYFIKKQVVFTLAGLIVLACTIKIPRIFFYKLKYLWLILVFGLLCLTVFSPLGYGAGGARRWLKFGPLTIQALELAKVALVFYLAYFFSHKQELVKTFSVGFLPPTIITASLCALLMLQPDFGGAAYLALILFFMSLIGGTRLVYLVSSAFLAVATGFVLIVQSPYRFRRWFAFLDPFKDAQDSGYQLVQSLYGFGSGGMWGLGLGEGRQKLLFLPEAHNDFILAVLGEELGFVGFSLVFILVGVIIWRVIRISCDQQEMEDRFAAFGLGLILILGALLNIAVVLGTVPPKGVPMPFVSYGGSNLLVSFFCAGFLLNLSKRQKARG; the protein is encoded by the coding sequence ATGAGAGGGGCAAGGATTAAGCGAAGTTCAGGTACGGGCATTGATTTGTGGCTTTTGGGTGCTGTCTTGGCCTTATCTGGTTTGGGATTAGTTGTGCTCTTTAGTGCCAGCAGTATTATGGCTGAAAAATTTTTTGATGATAAATTTTATTTTATCAAGAAACAGGTTGTTTTTACCTTGGCCGGATTGATTGTCTTGGCCTGCACAATCAAGATTCCAAGAATATTTTTTTATAAATTAAAATATCTTTGGCTTATTTTGGTCTTTGGACTTCTTTGTTTAACTGTCTTCAGCCCCTTGGGTTATGGCGCGGGTGGTGCTCGAAGGTGGCTTAAATTCGGGCCGCTGACAATTCAGGCCCTGGAGCTGGCCAAAGTGGCATTGGTCTTTTACCTGGCCTATTTTTTTTCGCACAAGCAGGAATTGGTCAAAACTTTCAGTGTTGGTTTTTTGCCCCCGACTATAATCACGGCCTCCTTGTGTGCATTGCTTATGCTTCAACCGGATTTTGGGGGTGCAGCCTACTTAGCCCTGATACTGTTTTTTATGAGTCTAATCGGAGGAACACGATTAGTATACCTGGTTTCTTCTGCTTTCTTGGCTGTGGCCACAGGATTTGTATTGATAGTACAATCTCCGTATCGCTTTCGGCGCTGGTTTGCCTTTTTGGATCCTTTCAAAGATGCCCAGGACAGTGGATATCAATTGGTCCAATCCCTATATGGTTTCGGTTCTGGCGGAATGTGGGGGCTGGGTTTAGGAGAGGGACGGCAGAAGCTCTTGTTTCTACCGGAAGCGCACAATGATTTTATCCTCGCTGTTTTGGGTGAGGAACTGGGCTTTGTCGGCTTTTCCTTGGTTTTTATTTTGGTTGGGGTCATTATCTGGCGGGTAATCAGGATCTCCTGTGACCAGCAGGAGATGGAGGACAGATTCGCTGCCTTTGGTCTGGGCTTAATTTTGATTTTAGGCGCTCTTTTAAATATTGCCGTGGTTCTGGGAACAGTACCCCCCAAGGGCGTGCCCATGCCTTTTGTTAGTTATGGAGGAAGTAACCTGTTAGTTTCATTTTTTTGCGCAGGCTTTTTACTGAATCTTTCAAAGAGGCAGAAGGCAAGAGGCTAA
- the murG gene encoding undecaprenyldiphospho-muramoylpentapeptide beta-N-acetylglucosaminyltransferase, translating into MLKRVVITTGGTGGHIFPALAVAEKIREQNPDCKICFLGGESGPEAALARKAGLEFKGLPARGVLGRGIRSLATVFWLSQSLIKSFLFLRSFKPEVVIGFGGYAGFVPVLVARWMGLPTAVHEQNSLPGVTNRILGKRVDRVFLTFPDEHGFFPEDKVILSGNPIRGEIVSLAAKETLSHAMGKRLLVLGGSQGARAINQAVTDCLSQLKAQGIEIWHQTGKRDFEEVNKVYARKYPQAKVEPFIEDMAKAYAYADLVLCRSGATTLAELCAAAKPAILVPFPYATHNHQLTNAKVLERAGAAMVLVQSYLEEINLAQVIEDLLCAPDKLEKMARAARSLARPNAAEIIVEELCRLVG; encoded by the coding sequence ATGCTTAAGCGAGTGGTTATAACTACAGGGGGCACGGGCGGACATATTTTCCCGGCCCTGGCTGTGGCCGAGAAAATACGAGAGCAAAATCCTGACTGTAAAATTTGCTTTTTGGGCGGTGAATCAGGGCCGGAAGCGGCTCTGGCCCGAAAAGCTGGCCTGGAATTTAAGGGATTACCGGCCAGGGGCGTACTTGGCAGGGGGATAAGGTCTTTGGCCACAGTTTTTTGGCTCAGTCAGAGCCTTATTAAGTCATTTTTATTTTTGCGTTCTTTTAAGCCAGAGGTGGTGATTGGTTTTGGCGGTTATGCTGGCTTTGTTCCGGTCCTGGTTGCCAGATGGATGGGTTTGCCTACGGCCGTTCATGAACAAAACAGTCTTCCCGGAGTGACTAATAGAATCTTGGGCAAGCGGGTAGACAGGGTGTTTTTAACTTTTCCGGACGAACATGGTTTTTTCCCGGAGGATAAAGTTATTTTAAGTGGTAACCCGATCCGGGGGGAGATCGTTTCTCTGGCAGCCAAAGAGACTTTATCCCATGCCATGGGGAAAAGGTTACTTGTCCTGGGTGGGAGCCAGGGAGCAAGAGCTATAAATCAGGCGGTTACAGACTGTCTTAGTCAACTCAAGGCCCAGGGGATAGAGATCTGGCATCAGACTGGGAAAAGGGATTTTGAAGAGGTAAACAAGGTCTATGCCCGGAAATATCCACAGGCTAAAGTGGAGCCTTTTATTGAGGATATGGCCAAGGCTTATGCTTATGCCGACCTTGTTCTTTGCCGGTCTGGAGCCACGACTCTGGCCGAACTTTGTGCTGCTGCTAAACCAGCAATTTTGGTTCCTTTCCCCTATGCCACACATAATCACCAGTTGACCAATGCTAAAGTATTGGAAAGGGCGGGAGCAGCAATGGTTCTGGTGCAGAGCTATCTGGAGGAAATTAACCTGGCGCAAGTTATCGAGGACTTGCTCTGTGCGCCTGATAAATTAGAAAAAATGGCCCGGGCAGCCAGAAGTCTGGCCAGACCCAATGCCGCTGAAATTATTGTCGAGGAATTATGCCGGTTAGTTGGTTGA
- a CDS encoding cell division protein FtsQ/DivIB, with product MSLEAMARKRPVSRVKSYRQNSSNVRQGLVELVKAIFILGLKIVAGLVFIAGISLALIYGYRLVTGSNYFALKQIEIEGCKHLTYGEITSSLGLNLGQNILDLNIAELQHKLSKKPWIKEVYVRRELPDKIRIAIVERQAYFWVKYGQKLFYANRLGERIAEVLPKNFISLPVLYVDAQCTRAKEQLPIIVSLLDKKKFPFSWQDLAGIHLTSLNRMEAFLEKPRLKLSLDMDGILENVHKLSLVWKDLRNRGELNKVNKIHVLNGQVWVGFR from the coding sequence ATGTCTCTAGAAGCCATGGCCAGAAAAAGGCCTGTTAGCAGAGTAAAAAGTTACCGACAAAATTCGAGTAACGTCAGGCAAGGCCTAGTAGAGCTTGTAAAGGCAATTTTCATATTGGGCCTGAAAATTGTGGCTGGTTTAGTTTTTATAGCGGGCATAAGCCTGGCTCTTATCTATGGTTATCGTTTGGTAACAGGTAGTAATTATTTTGCCCTGAAACAGATTGAAATAGAAGGCTGTAAGCACCTTACTTACGGAGAAATTACTTCTTCCTTGGGGCTGAACCTGGGTCAGAATATTCTGGACTTAAACATTGCAGAACTACAACATAAATTATCCAAAAAACCTTGGATTAAAGAGGTTTATGTACGTCGGGAACTACCTGACAAGATTAGGATCGCTATTGTTGAACGCCAAGCTTATTTTTGGGTCAAATATGGCCAAAAGCTTTTTTATGCTAATCGGCTGGGTGAGCGTATAGCCGAGGTGCTGCCCAAGAATTTTATTTCTCTACCTGTACTTTATGTAGATGCACAATGTACGCGGGCTAAAGAGCAATTACCAATAATAGTTTCTTTGCTGGATAAGAAGAAGTTCCCTTTTTCCTGGCAAGATTTGGCCGGGATACACTTGACCAGTTTAAACAGGATGGAAGCTTTTTTGGAAAAACCACGGCTCAAGCTCAGCCTGGATATGGATGGAATTTTAGAAAATGTGCATAAATTAAGCTTGGTCTGGAAAGATTTGCGCAATAGGGGAGAGCTAAACAAAGTAAATAAAATCCATGTTCTTAACGGACAGGTATGGGTAGGTTTTAGGTAA
- the murD gene encoding UDP-N-acetylmuramoyl-L-alanine--D-glutamate ligase yields the protein MKELIHPGQLRGHQAVVVGAGRSGLAAARLLTRLGAEVRLLEKDESRFSKELKQLAEENGWALRFGEHKPEDFKGANLIILSPGVQKRNIQAHIPAGAQVYSELELASWFVSEPIIAVTGTNGKTTTTLLITHVLEKTGKVVFTGGNIGTPLSEYLLEGRRAEILVLEASSFQLENCSGFHPRVAIFLNFSPNHLDYHQDIQEYFEAKLKLFARQNEQDLAILPLSLKGELEKRSFTRARRVYFVPQDRFSCPRLRGEHNQENLEAAFLACKYFGVTESEFEKNIQDFVPPAHRQEIFFQHKGITFVDDSKATTVDAVKSALKTFPRPIRLVAGGVFKGGNLKVIRPVVQEKVCKVYLFGASKEIFIQAFGDLVEMEWFPTLEEAVRKIVVDAEPGDTVLLSPGTASFDLFPDYKARGMQFQRLVLDCVRDKGNG from the coding sequence ATGAAAGAGTTAATTCATCCAGGACAATTACGCGGCCATCAGGCTGTTGTTGTAGGCGCAGGACGATCAGGTCTGGCCGCGGCCAGGCTTTTGACCAGGCTTGGAGCAGAGGTTCGCCTTTTGGAAAAGGACGAAAGCCGGTTTTCTAAGGAGCTCAAGCAGTTAGCTGAGGAAAATGGTTGGGCCCTTAGGTTTGGTGAACATAAACCTGAAGATTTTAAAGGAGCGAACTTAATTATATTGAGTCCAGGAGTCCAGAAAAGAAATATTCAGGCTCATATACCAGCCGGTGCCCAGGTTTACTCTGAGTTGGAGTTGGCTTCCTGGTTTGTGTCCGAGCCCATAATTGCCGTTACCGGAACCAATGGAAAAACAACCACTACCTTACTCATCACTCATGTTCTGGAAAAGACAGGAAAAGTAGTGTTTACCGGTGGTAATATTGGTACTCCGCTCAGCGAGTATCTTTTGGAGGGGAGAAGAGCAGAGATTTTAGTCCTGGAGGCGAGCAGTTTTCAGTTGGAAAACTGTAGTGGATTCCATCCGCGGGTAGCTATTTTCCTTAATTTCTCTCCCAATCACCTGGATTATCATCAGGATATTCAAGAGTATTTTGAAGCCAAGTTAAAACTTTTTGCCAGGCAAAATGAACAGGATCTGGCCATTCTCCCTTTAAGTCTAAAGGGCGAACTTGAAAAGCGCTCATTTACCCGTGCCAGGAGAGTTTATTTTGTGCCCCAAGACAGATTCTCTTGTCCAAGGCTTAGGGGCGAACATAATCAAGAGAATTTGGAGGCCGCTTTTCTGGCATGTAAGTATTTTGGAGTTACTGAAAGTGAGTTTGAAAAGAATATACAGGACTTTGTCCCACCGGCCCACAGACAGGAGATATTTTTTCAGCATAAAGGGATAACTTTTGTTGATGACTCAAAGGCTACCACTGTTGACGCCGTAAAGTCGGCCTTAAAAACTTTTCCCCGCCCTATAAGACTTGTGGCCGGTGGAGTTTTTAAGGGCGGGAATCTAAAAGTAATTCGGCCAGTTGTGCAGGAAAAGGTATGTAAGGTTTATCTTTTTGGAGCTAGTAAAGAAATTTTTATCCAAGCCTTTGGCGACCTGGTGGAAATGGAGTGGTTTCCCACTTTGGAGGAAGCAGTACGTAAAATTGTCGTTGATGCAGAACCAGGAGATACTGTTCTTCTTTCTCCAGGCACGGCCAGCTTTGATCTGTTTCCGGATTACAAGGCCAGGGGAATGCAATTTCAACGTTTGGTGTTGGATTGTGTGCGTGACAAGGGAAATGGTTAG
- the murB gene encoding UDP-N-acetylmuramate dehydrogenase, with translation MQIIDRPELKRFSTLKLGGRGRRLYLARSCSDLDELGRVWPEIKDSAFVLGRGSNVLFRDADVDLVLIKWAGGETPQILDESENEVLVEVSASLSLPRFLGWCIKKGLSGLEGLAGIPGTVGGAVAMNAGSHGVEIGSKIEKAKVWVPEQGIFWVDREDTHIAYRHFRLKRTSGFYLILGAILRLGKDDPGEIKKRIASWYERKKKTQPVLQATAGCVFKNPILNPRESNLLAKKKGFDGGVKGVSAGWLLEQAGFRGKRLGGVGFSALHANFLVNYGHGTTSQALELIECAKNKVSKMWGIALEMEVKVVPCL, from the coding sequence ATGCAAATTATAGACAGACCGGAGTTAAAGAGATTTTCCACATTAAAACTCGGAGGCAGAGGGCGAAGGCTTTATCTGGCCCGTTCTTGCTCTGATCTGGATGAACTTGGTCGTGTCTGGCCGGAGATAAAAGATTCGGCTTTTGTTTTGGGGCGGGGGAGCAATGTCTTGTTTCGCGATGCAGACGTGGATTTGGTCCTGATAAAATGGGCAGGGGGAGAAACACCCCAAATTCTGGACGAAAGCGAAAACGAGGTTCTCGTAGAAGTTTCAGCGAGTTTGAGTTTACCCCGCTTCTTGGGCTGGTGCATAAAGAAAGGTCTTAGTGGTCTTGAAGGATTGGCCGGGATACCAGGAACTGTGGGTGGGGCTGTGGCCATGAATGCCGGCTCGCATGGTGTCGAAATAGGTTCGAAAATAGAGAAGGCAAAAGTCTGGGTCCCTGAGCAGGGGATATTCTGGGTGGATAGAGAGGATACGCACATAGCTTATCGACATTTTAGATTAAAAAGAACAAGTGGGTTTTATTTAATTTTAGGTGCTATTTTAAGGCTTGGAAAAGATGATCCAGGTGAGATCAAAAAGAGAATTGCCTCCTGGTATGAGCGCAAAAAAAAAACGCAACCTGTTCTTCAGGCTACAGCAGGGTGTGTGTTTAAAAATCCAATCCTGAACCCACGGGAAAGTAACTTATTGGCGAAGAAAAAAGGTTTTGACGGAGGAGTGAAGGGAGTTTCAGCCGGGTGGTTATTGGAACAAGCGGGTTTTAGAGGAAAGCGGCTGGGAGGAGTAGGTTTTTCCGCTTTACATGCTAATTTTCTGGTTAACTACGGTCACGGGACAACTAGCCAGGCCCTGGAATTAATTGAGTGTGCCAAGAATAAAGTGAGTAAGATGTGGGGAATTGCCTTGGAGATGGAGGTTAAAGTTGTCCCATGTCTCTAG